The proteins below are encoded in one region of Ephemeroptericola cinctiostellae:
- the argB gene encoding acetylglutamate kinase, whose amino-acid sequence MPFNPDVKDLYEQIATISPNLKAGIIAEALPHIRRFQGKTIVIKYGGNAMTDKYLQECFARDVVLLKLVGIQPIVVHGGGPQIEAALTRVGIKGQFIQGMRVTDEDTMDIVESVLAGQVQGDIVGLINHAGGAAVGLSGRDGNLIQVKKLYLQDIKDPSVQHDIGLVGDVTQVNPAAVTALINGGFIPVISPIGTDENNVSYNINADVVAGELARTLDAEKLVMLTNIKGVLDQEGNLMSQLNASKIDELVANGTLSGGMLPKISSALDAAKSGVNSVHIIDGRVPHCMLLEILTDTGVGTMITQ is encoded by the coding sequence ATGCCTTTCAATCCCGACGTTAAAGACCTTTACGAGCAGATTGCGACCATTTCCCCGAACTTAAAAGCGGGCATTATTGCGGAAGCGTTGCCGCACATTCGCCGCTTTCAGGGCAAAACCATCGTCATCAAATACGGTGGCAACGCGATGACCGACAAATATTTACAAGAGTGTTTTGCGCGTGATGTGGTGTTGCTTAAATTGGTTGGGATTCAACCGATTGTGGTGCATGGCGGTGGCCCGCAAATTGAAGCGGCATTGACCCGTGTGGGCATTAAAGGTCAATTCATTCAAGGCATGCGCGTGACCGATGAAGACACGATGGACATCGTTGAATCGGTTCTGGCGGGTCAGGTGCAAGGCGACATCGTTGGTTTGATTAACCACGCAGGCGGTGCAGCAGTTGGTTTATCAGGGCGTGACGGCAATTTGATTCAGGTTAAAAAGCTGTATTTGCAAGACATCAAAGACCCATCGGTGCAACATGACATCGGCTTGGTCGGCGATGTGACCCAGGTGAATCCTGCGGCGGTGACCGCACTCATTAACGGCGGCTTTATTCCCGTGATTTCACCGATTGGCACCGATGAAAACAACGTGTCCTACAACATCAATGCCGATGTGGTTGCAGGTGAGTTGGCGCGAACACTGGATGCAGAAAAATTGGTGATGTTGACCAACATCAAAGGTGTGCTTGATCAAGAAGGCAATTTGATGAGTCAATTAAACGCCAGTAAGATCGATGAGCTGGTCGCCAATGGCACGCTGTCGGGTGGCATGCTGCCAAAAATTTCATCGGCATTGGATGCCGCCAAAAGCGGTGTGAATTCAGTGCACATCATTGATGGCCGTGTGCCGCATTGCATGCTGCTGGAAATCTTGACCGATACTGGTGTGGGTACGATGATCACCCAATGA
- a CDS encoding HIT family protein, whose amino-acid sequence MLPIYAQVPQCELCNTTGGELVWRNADLRVIMVNDPHFVGFVRVVWHEHVAEMTNLTPAQRHMLLDVVFTVEQVMRDVLSPTKINLASLGNMTPHLHWHVIPRFATDVNFPNPVWALTQTQAAQTAQPCVSKAQYDTLVNALRIALWA is encoded by the coding sequence ATGCTTCCAATCTATGCTCAAGTCCCCCAATGTGAGCTGTGCAACACAACGGGCGGGGAATTGGTTTGGCGCAATGCCGACTTGCGCGTGATCATGGTCAATGACCCACATTTTGTGGGCTTTGTACGCGTGGTGTGGCACGAACACGTGGCCGAAATGACGAACCTCACCCCAGCCCAGCGTCATATGTTATTGGACGTTGTGTTCACTGTTGAACAGGTCATGCGCGATGTTTTATCGCCCACAAAAATCAACCTGGCCAGTTTGGGCAACATGACCCCGCACTTGCACTGGCATGTCATCCCCAGATTCGCCACCGACGTGAACTTCCCCAATCCCGTTTGGGCTTTAACCCAAACACAAGCAGCACAAACCGCTCAACCCTGCGTTTCTAAAGCGCAATACGACACACTGGTCAATGCCCTGCGCATTGCGTTATGGGCTTAA
- a CDS encoding sodium:proton antiporter: MWKFLMVVWMCLNANVACAAGVGMTHISLSWALPFAGVLLSIALFPLIAPQFWHHHFGKIAVGWSAAFLLPAMGYFGLDEVLRVVAHALLAEYIPFIVLIASLFIISGGVYVRGNLHGSPEVNVAILFAGAVLASVMGTTGASMLLIRPLLRANDNRQHKVHVVVFFIFLVANIGGSLTPLGDPPLFLGFLNGVPFLWTLQYIFFETCLSVVILLGLFYMIDRYYYHRREEDLPEIMDPTPDTHGIGFDGQLNFVWLLGAIFFVLLSGLWKSDVDFNVLGTTVGLPSLVRDVGLVAMAWLSWVTTARSIRIKNQFNFEPVFEVAKLFIAIFITIAPVIAMLQAGVEGPFVRLVHLVHDASGTPIDSHYFWATGLLSGFLDNAPTYLVFFNLAGGDVAHLTTDYASTLAAISAGAVFMGALSYIGNAPNFMVKSIAEHSGLKMPSFFGYMAWSFGILIPLFVLLTVLFFKPM; this comes from the coding sequence ATGTGGAAATTTTTGATGGTTGTGTGGATGTGTTTAAATGCCAACGTTGCATGTGCTGCGGGTGTGGGTATGACGCACATCAGTTTGTCTTGGGCATTGCCATTTGCTGGTGTGTTGTTGTCAATCGCCCTCTTTCCCCTTATTGCCCCTCAGTTTTGGCACCATCATTTCGGTAAAATTGCTGTGGGGTGGTCTGCGGCGTTTTTACTTCCTGCCATGGGCTATTTTGGGCTGGATGAGGTGTTGCGTGTGGTGGCACACGCATTGTTGGCGGAGTACATCCCGTTTATTGTATTGATTGCCAGTTTGTTCATCATTTCAGGTGGTGTTTATGTGCGCGGCAACCTGCACGGCAGTCCCGAGGTTAACGTGGCGATTCTATTTGCGGGTGCGGTGTTGGCCAGCGTGATGGGTACAACGGGTGCATCCATGCTTTTGATTCGTCCATTGTTGCGCGCCAATGACAATCGGCAACACAAAGTCCATGTGGTGGTGTTTTTTATCTTTTTGGTGGCCAATATTGGTGGCTCATTGACGCCTTTGGGCGATCCCCCATTGTTTTTGGGGTTTTTGAACGGTGTGCCATTTTTGTGGACTTTGCAGTATATATTTTTTGAAACATGCTTATCTGTGGTGATTCTGCTGGGCTTGTTTTATATGATTGATCGTTATTATTACCACAGACGAGAAGAAGATTTACCTGAAATCATGGATCCCACACCTGATACCCATGGCATTGGTTTTGATGGTCAGTTGAATTTTGTCTGGTTGTTGGGGGCGATTTTCTTTGTTTTATTAAGCGGTCTCTGGAAATCGGATGTGGACTTTAATGTGTTGGGCACCACTGTGGGTTTGCCCAGTTTGGTGCGTGATGTGGGTTTGGTGGCGATGGCATGGCTGTCATGGGTGACGACAGCACGAAGCATTCGGATCAAAAATCAATTTAATTTTGAACCTGTCTTTGAAGTGGCAAAATTATTTATCGCCATTTTTATCACCATTGCACCAGTGATCGCCATGTTGCAAGCGGGCGTAGAGGGGCCTTTTGTGCGATTGGTGCATTTGGTTCACGATGCCAGTGGTACACCAATTGACAGCCATTATTTTTGGGCGACTGGCTTGTTGTCTGGCTTTTTGGACAATGCACCGACCTACTTGGTGTTTTTCAATTTGGCGGGTGGCGATGTTGCGCATTTGACCACGGATTATGCCAGCACTTTGGCTGCAATTTCAGCGGGGGCTGTGTTCATGGGCGCTTTGAGCTATATCGGGAATGCCCCCAATTTTATGGTGAAATCGATTGCAGAACACAGCGGTTTGAAAATGCCATCGTTTTTTGGTTATATGGCGTGGTCGTTTGGTATTTTAATCCCATTGTTTGTGTTGTTGACCGTATTGTTTTTTAAGCCGATGTGA
- a CDS encoding dicarboxylate/amino acid:cation symporter, which yields MANINSNAKSGSGRLAAYIVIAMILGIIFGWLVNQKMIMIDMSYVGLLSTLFLRAIKMIIAPLVFSTLVVGIAQMGQGSAVGRVGLKALLWFVTASIVSLFLGLIFANLFQPGVGSTLTALTPEQIAAGKDKLAGFSQGVKDSGFVAFITAQLIPTSFADAAAGNKLLQIVFFSVFFGVALGALGKKGQGLVDLLDQLSHVMIKLTGYVMKAAPLAVFAAISSVVAEKGLSVLVTYGKFMGSFYIALFVLWALLIAVGYVFLGKRVFTLMREVKEAFFLSFATASSEAAYPKILDALDRFGVSRKISSFVMPLGYSFNLDGSMMYCTFASLFIAQFYGIELPMGTQIAMLFTLMVTSKGMAGIPSASLVVIAGTLAQFGLPVEGMLLILGVDRFLDMGRSATNAVGNSIASAVVAKWEGELLPEDQAAKRALDIQAEAVATMDHHL from the coding sequence ATGGCTAATATTAATAGCAATGCAAAAAGCGGCAGCGGTCGCTTAGCAGCATACATTGTGATCGCAATGATTTTGGGCATCATTTTTGGTTGGTTGGTCAATCAAAAAATGATTATGATTGACATGTCTTATGTCGGCTTGTTGTCGACCCTCTTCTTGCGCGCAATCAAAATGATCATCGCACCGTTGGTTTTCTCGACACTGGTGGTTGGTATCGCTCAAATGGGTCAAGGCTCAGCCGTGGGTCGCGTGGGTCTGAAAGCTTTGTTGTGGTTTGTCACTGCTTCTATTGTGTCACTGTTTTTGGGCTTGATTTTCGCCAACTTGTTCCAACCTGGTGTCGGCAGTACTTTGACGGCCTTAACACCTGAACAAATCGCTGCGGGCAAGGATAAATTAGCGGGCTTCTCTCAAGGCGTAAAAGACTCAGGCTTTGTGGCGTTCATCACCGCTCAATTGATTCCAACGTCATTTGCGGATGCTGCTGCAGGCAATAAACTGTTGCAGATCGTGTTCTTCTCTGTGTTCTTCGGTGTGGCTTTGGGTGCTTTAGGCAAAAAAGGCCAAGGCTTGGTCGACTTGCTTGATCAATTGTCACACGTGATGATCAAATTGACGGGCTATGTGATGAAAGCAGCGCCTTTGGCCGTATTTGCAGCCATTTCCAGTGTTGTTGCTGAAAAAGGTTTGTCTGTATTGGTCACTTATGGCAAATTCATGGGCTCGTTCTACATCGCATTGTTTGTCTTGTGGGCTTTGTTGATCGCTGTTGGTTACGTGTTCTTGGGCAAACGTGTGTTCACGTTGATGCGCGAAGTGAAAGAAGCATTTTTCTTGTCTTTTGCAACAGCATCTTCTGAAGCGGCTTATCCAAAAATTTTGGATGCATTGGATCGTTTCGGCGTTTCTCGTAAAATTTCAAGTTTCGTGATGCCTTTGGGTTACTCGTTCAACTTGGATGGCTCAATGATGTATTGCACTTTCGCATCATTGTTTATTGCTCAGTTTTATGGCATTGAGTTGCCTATGGGTACACAGATCGCCATGTTGTTCACGTTGATGGTGACTTCAAAAGGCATGGCAGGCATTCCATCGGCTTCACTGGTGGTGATTGCAGGTACATTGGCACAATTTGGCTTACCTGTTGAAGGCATGTTGTTGATCTTGGGTGTGGATCGTTTCCTTGACATGGGTCGTTCTGCAACCAATGCGGTGGGTAACTCTATTGCTTCAGCTGTTGTGGCAAAATGGGAAGGTGAATTGTTGCCTGAAGATCAAGCGGCTAAACGTGCTTTGGATATCCAAGCAGAAGCCGTGGCAACCATGGATCATCACCTGTAA
- a CDS encoding D-2-hydroxyacid dehydrogenase: MTGLILSKAANIYLKLSEAHGLDASTWHAFAQVEALRELSIEKRQQITWMLAEPNLATDAIAMLPNLKWLQSTWAGIDRLLGAGSPKHFTLTNIKGLFAPLMSEYALSHILAHERQLLTHHDAFTRRTWHEHTTGVIRGKTVMLLGMGSIGGGMAHIFKALGLHVIGIMHTPRPVPGVDEVGALKDLAILLPRADYVINVLPNTPDTQDIFDAAFFAQMPTHALFMNVGRGQSVIEADLAEALQTGVIAAAVLDVYRNEPLPIDHVFWDTPHLTLTSHTAAPSFPEEVFEIFKDNLERFSTGQALCHVVDFNKGY; the protein is encoded by the coding sequence ATGACAGGCCTCATCCTTTCAAAAGCAGCCAACATTTACCTCAAATTGAGTGAAGCGCACGGTTTAGATGCCTCCACATGGCATGCCTTCGCTCAAGTTGAGGCTTTACGTGAACTTTCTATCGAAAAACGTCAGCAGATCACATGGATGTTGGCCGAACCCAATCTGGCAACAGATGCGATTGCCATGCTGCCCAACCTCAAATGGTTGCAGTCGACGTGGGCGGGCATTGATCGTTTGCTGGGGGCGGGGTCACCCAAACACTTTACATTGACCAACATCAAAGGTCTTTTTGCCCCCCTCATGTCTGAGTATGCATTGAGCCACATTTTGGCACATGAGCGACAGCTGTTGACACACCACGATGCATTCACCCGCCGCACATGGCATGAGCACACCACGGGTGTCATCCGTGGAAAAACAGTGATGTTGCTGGGCATGGGTTCCATTGGGGGCGGTATGGCGCATATTTTTAAAGCTTTGGGATTGCATGTCATCGGCATCATGCATACGCCACGCCCCGTACCTGGAGTGGATGAAGTGGGGGCGTTGAAGGATTTGGCGATACTGCTGCCGCGAGCCGATTACGTGATTAATGTTCTACCCAACACCCCAGATACCCAAGATATTTTTGATGCCGCTTTTTTCGCACAAATGCCCACGCACGCACTGTTCATGAATGTGGGTCGTGGGCAGTCGGTGATTGAAGCTGATTTGGCCGAAGCGTTGCAGACGGGCGTCATTGCCGCTGCGGTGTTGGATGTGTACCGCAACGAACCGCTGCCCATTGATCATGTGTTTTGGGACACGCCTCACTTGACGTTGACTTCACACACCGCCGCCCCGAGCTTTCCCGAAGAAGTATTTGAAATATTCAAAGACAATTTGGAACGTTTTTCAACGGGTCAAGCGCTGTGCCATGTGGTGGATTTCAATAAGGGCTATTAA
- a CDS encoding B12-binding domain-containing radical SAM protein — MKINARLKWALSIIINNGHSSHRWIGWVVDVFDIKYNVGMITLSTLNARFSHASLGLRYLLANLREHAAYTRLAEYTIKSPINAMVADLLSDSPRIIGFGVYIWNVNETLALIKALKIAAPELIIVVGGPEVSYEVEQQEITQVADYVVTGWGEITLLKLFDALIHGPKPLMKVHVGVQAKLDDLVMPYHLYTDDDLKHRNIYVEASRGCPFKCEFCLSSLDKTAWGFELDPFLVEMDKLYARGARTFKFVDRTFNLKPETGRRILDFFLGKINAAPDDPLFAHFEVIPDHLPDMLKDAISAFPAGSLQFELGIQTLNTTVQKHISRKTNLDKAYDNITWLRDHSQAHLHVDLIAGLPSETMVSFAEGFDRLYSWRAHEIQLGILKRLRGTPIIRHTEPFQMLYSDTTPYEIISNKDVSKEELDEFKHFAKYWDGIANSGRFTQTLPLILADSPYQRFHSLSQYLHNTWQRSHSIPLETLFTEVANWLMAHGEVSSHERMRDAVTDDYVNSGSQGKLPWMKRGLTIETKQHTDAALARQARHQTA, encoded by the coding sequence ATGAAAATCAATGCCCGTTTAAAATGGGCGTTATCAATCATTATAAATAATGGGCATTCATCGCATCGCTGGATCGGCTGGGTCGTCGATGTGTTCGACATCAAGTATAATGTCGGCATGATTACCCTCTCGACCCTCAACGCCCGTTTTTCGCATGCTTCGCTTGGCTTGCGCTACCTACTTGCCAATTTGCGTGAGCATGCAGCTTACACACGCTTGGCTGAATACACGATTAAGTCCCCCATCAATGCCATGGTGGCCGATTTGCTCAGTGATTCACCTCGCATCATTGGCTTTGGCGTGTACATTTGGAATGTGAATGAAACCTTGGCTTTGATTAAAGCACTGAAAATCGCAGCACCAGAACTCATCATTGTCGTGGGTGGGCCAGAGGTGTCCTATGAAGTCGAGCAGCAAGAAATCACCCAAGTCGCTGATTATGTGGTCACGGGCTGGGGGGAAATCACCCTACTGAAATTGTTTGATGCTTTGATTCATGGCCCCAAGCCCTTGATGAAAGTCCATGTGGGTGTGCAGGCGAAGTTGGATGATTTGGTCATGCCCTATCACCTGTATACGGATGATGATTTGAAACACCGCAACATTTATGTTGAGGCGTCACGCGGTTGCCCGTTCAAGTGTGAGTTTTGCTTGTCAAGTTTGGACAAAACGGCATGGGGCTTTGAGCTTGATCCCTTTTTGGTCGAAATGGACAAGCTCTATGCCCGTGGTGCGCGCACTTTTAAATTTGTGGATCGCACATTCAACCTCAAGCCTGAAACGGGTCGCCGCATCCTTGATTTCTTTTTAGGGAAAATCAACGCCGCACCCGATGATCCATTGTTCGCTCACTTTGAAGTGATTCCTGATCACTTGCCTGACATGTTGAAAGATGCCATCAGCGCCTTTCCAGCGGGCAGCTTGCAATTTGAATTGGGCATTCAAACCTTGAATACCACGGTGCAAAAGCACATTTCCCGTAAAACCAATTTGGACAAGGCTTACGACAACATCACGTGGTTGCGTGACCACAGCCAAGCGCATTTGCATGTTGACTTGATTGCCGGTTTGCCCAGTGAGACGATGGTGAGTTTTGCCGAAGGATTTGATCGTCTGTACAGTTGGCGCGCGCATGAGATTCAACTGGGGATTTTAAAACGTTTACGCGGTACGCCGATCATTCGCCACACCGAACCTTTCCAAATGCTGTACAGCGACACAACGCCGTATGAAATCATCAGCAACAAAGATGTGAGCAAAGAAGAGTTGGATGAATTCAAGCATTTTGCCAAATATTGGGATGGCATTGCGAATTCGGGACGTTTCACGCAAACCTTGCCGCTCATTTTGGCCGACTCGCCGTATCAACGGTTTCACAGCCTGTCGCAATATTTGCACAACACATGGCAGCGCAGTCACAGCATTCCCCTCGAAACACTGTTCACCGAGGTGGCCAATTGGCTGATGGCGCACGGTGAGGTCAGCTCTCATGAACGCATGCGCGATGCCGTCACCGATGACTACGTCAACAGTGGCTCTCAAGGTAAACTGCCGTGGATGAAACGCGGTTTAACTATTGAAACCAAACAGCACACCGATGCCGCCTTGGCTCGTCAAGCCCGTCACCAAACCGCTTAA
- a CDS encoding methyltransferase — protein MTDHSSSAPTHSDTSPLIHWLENSNPHSASWRSENGSPPPKRVVLADDTLNADVAYRLACEGTALLWRGDYQNARQLLQALGRRIDKKPKKNKAATAPISAKDAFNLHRQAQAQRARVLGMLLLPLNMDYSIPLRRAPDVHAACVEAYGTTDSDAVVSLREILGLIGAHEWRKKGVDVPATGGRIHPYYGVFSPVRGEYIELVAQAPLPSKTLAFDIGTGTGVLAAVLAKRGVQHIVATDLNPRALDCASENMNRLGFAYQVEFQQTDLFPEGRAPLIVCNPPWLPARPNAAIEYALYDFNSLMLKGFLNGLRQHLTDDGEAWLILSDLAEHLGLRTREELLSWFTHAGASVIDRHDARPKHGKAFDRDDPLHQARSKEVTSLWRLSLQH, from the coding sequence ATGACCGATCATTCCAGCTCCGCCCCCACCCATTCAGACACTTCACCACTCATTCATTGGCTTGAAAATAGCAATCCACACAGCGCATCGTGGCGTTCCGAAAATGGCTCTCCGCCGCCCAAACGCGTGGTCTTGGCCGACGACACCCTGAATGCCGATGTGGCTTATCGACTCGCCTGCGAAGGCACGGCCTTGTTGTGGCGAGGGGATTACCAAAACGCACGGCAATTGTTGCAAGCCTTGGGACGTCGAATCGACAAGAAGCCCAAAAAAAACAAAGCCGCCACCGCGCCCATCAGCGCAAAAGATGCATTCAATCTGCATCGGCAAGCGCAAGCGCAACGTGCACGCGTGTTGGGTATGTTGCTGTTACCACTCAACATGGACTACAGCATCCCACTGCGACGTGCACCCGATGTACATGCGGCGTGCGTTGAGGCCTATGGCACAACAGACTCCGATGCCGTTGTGTCCTTGCGCGAAATCCTTGGCCTCATTGGCGCCCATGAGTGGCGTAAAAAAGGAGTGGATGTGCCCGCGACAGGTGGTCGAATTCACCCTTATTACGGCGTGTTTTCGCCCGTTCGTGGCGAGTACATTGAGCTCGTTGCGCAAGCACCGTTGCCCTCGAAAACCTTGGCGTTTGACATTGGCACAGGCACAGGCGTTCTCGCTGCAGTGCTTGCCAAACGGGGGGTGCAGCACATCGTGGCGACCGACCTCAACCCACGCGCACTTGATTGTGCCTCTGAAAATATGAATCGCCTCGGTTTTGCCTATCAAGTTGAATTTCAACAAACAGATTTATTCCCCGAAGGGCGTGCACCTTTAATTGTGTGCAACCCGCCGTGGCTGCCCGCCCGTCCGAATGCGGCGATTGAATATGCCCTGTACGACTTCAATAGCCTCATGTTAAAGGGCTTTTTGAACGGCTTGCGGCAACATTTAACCGACGATGGCGAAGCTTGGCTGATTTTATCGGACTTGGCCGAGCACTTGGGTTTGCGCACACGAGAAGAATTGTTGAGTTGGTTCACGCACGCGGGGGCGAGCGTCATTGACCGGCACGATGCACGTCCCAAGCATGGCAAAGCATTTGATCGGGATGACCCATTGCATCAGGCGCGCTCAAAAGAGGTGACCTCTTTGTGGCGTTTGAGCTTACAACATTAA
- a CDS encoding branched-chain amino acid ABC transporter substrate-binding protein: MLFNKLSLAAAVAAAFSLAACGGAKDEKKAEGSAAAGANVIKIASVSPLSGGTANAGKDNQAGAQLAVEEVNAKGGVEVAGKKYMLELISEDDGADPKQGTIVAQKIADDKNISAVIGHYNSGVTMAAQPIYAKAGLVAITPSATNPDVTVKASKSESGGTLMYRMVAHDGMQGPALAVYAQKKGVKTIAIVDDATTYGKGMADQVEKKAKELGLTVVSHDAATDKTTDFKNILTKIKGAGADAVMWGGLDDTAATFSKQARELGLKSLLLMPDAVCTDNYISLAGEAAEGTICSVTGVPLAEMKEGASFKERFEKRFAGQKVQGFAPFAYDAVLTLVEAVKKAGSTEPAKVAAAMKGITATGLSGPISFDDATGERKDTMITIQEEKNKAFVTVDKIK; the protein is encoded by the coding sequence ATGTTGTTCAATAAATTAAGCTTGGCTGCTGCCGTTGCTGCTGCTTTTTCTTTGGCCGCTTGCGGTGGTGCAAAAGATGAGAAAAAAGCCGAAGGCAGCGCTGCTGCTGGTGCAAACGTGATTAAAATTGCAAGCGTGAGCCCATTGTCTGGTGGCACTGCAAATGCAGGTAAAGACAATCAAGCGGGTGCACAGCTGGCTGTAGAAGAAGTGAATGCAAAAGGCGGTGTTGAGGTTGCAGGCAAAAAATACATGCTTGAACTCATTTCTGAAGACGACGGTGCGGATCCAAAACAAGGTACGATTGTTGCCCAAAAAATTGCAGATGACAAAAACATCTCTGCTGTGATCGGTCACTACAATTCAGGTGTGACCATGGCGGCTCAGCCTATTTATGCAAAAGCAGGTTTGGTGGCGATCACGCCGTCAGCCACCAACCCTGATGTGACTGTTAAAGCATCAAAATCTGAGAGTGGTGGCACGTTGATGTACCGCATGGTGGCTCATGATGGCATGCAAGGCCCAGCGTTGGCCGTGTATGCACAGAAAAAAGGCGTGAAAACCATTGCCATCGTGGACGACGCGACCACGTATGGTAAAGGCATGGCTGATCAAGTTGAGAAAAAAGCAAAAGAACTCGGTTTGACTGTTGTTTCTCATGATGCGGCCACAGACAAAACGACCGACTTCAAAAATATTTTGACAAAAATCAAAGGTGCGGGCGCTGATGCGGTGATGTGGGGTGGCTTGGATGACACGGCTGCTACATTCTCAAAACAAGCACGTGAATTGGGTCTGAAATCATTGTTGTTGATGCCTGATGCCGTGTGCACAGACAATTACATCTCTTTGGCAGGTGAAGCGGCTGAAGGCACTATTTGTTCAGTAACTGGCGTGCCATTGGCTGAAATGAAAGAAGGCGCATCATTCAAAGAACGTTTTGAAAAACGTTTTGCGGGTCAAAAAGTACAAGGTTTTGCCCCATTTGCTTACGATGCGGTGTTGACTTTGGTTGAAGCGGTTAAAAAAGCAGGCTCAACTGAACCCGCAAAAGTGGCGGCTGCAATGAAGGGCATCACGGCCACAGGTTTGAGCGGCCCAATCTCATTTGACGATGCAACGGGTGAGCGTAAAGACACCATGATCACCATCCAAGAAGAGAAAAATAAAGCTTTCGTGACTGTTGATAAAATCAAGTGA
- a CDS encoding class II glutamine amidotransferase, with the protein MCQLLGMNCNTPTDIVFSFEGFTQRGGTTDHHTDGWGIAFFEERACRLLMDCQPSATSPVAHLVRSYPIKSLNVIAHIRKATQGEVNLQNCHPFVREMWGRHWVFAHNGNLIDFHPELDGLYSPIGSTDSERAFCYILQELRRVFEGRTAANPPTPVEINAALKPIAADVARFGVFNFCLSNGQVMWAHCSTNLYFIVREHPFTTAHLLDTDVLIDFADHTTPDDRVAVIATAPLTDNEVWYKMLKNESMMFVNGHPL; encoded by the coding sequence ATGTGCCAACTGCTCGGAATGAATTGCAACACACCCACGGACATCGTGTTTTCTTTTGAAGGCTTTACCCAACGGGGCGGCACGACTGATCACCACACCGATGGGTGGGGCATCGCTTTTTTTGAAGAGCGTGCTTGTCGTTTGCTGATGGATTGCCAACCATCGGCCACATCACCTGTGGCTCATTTGGTGCGCTCATATCCGATTAAATCCTTGAATGTGATTGCGCATATTCGCAAGGCAACCCAAGGTGAAGTGAACTTGCAAAATTGTCACCCTTTTGTGCGTGAAATGTGGGGACGGCATTGGGTGTTTGCACACAATGGCAATTTGATTGATTTTCATCCTGAGTTGGATGGGCTGTACAGCCCGATTGGTTCGACCGACAGTGAACGGGCTTTTTGTTATATTTTACAAGAGCTGCGTCGTGTGTTTGAGGGGCGGACCGCTGCCAATCCGCCAACCCCCGTGGAAATTAATGCGGCATTGAAGCCCATTGCCGCGGACGTTGCCCGTTTTGGTGTGTTTAATTTTTGTTTGTCGAATGGCCAAGTGATGTGGGCGCACTGCTCCACGAATTTGTATTTTATTGTTCGCGAGCATCCCTTTACAACGGCTCATTTGTTGGACACCGACGTGTTGATTGATTTTGCCGATCACACCACCCCCGATGACCGTGTCGCTGTGATTGCAACGGCGCCGTTGACGGACAATGAAGTGTGGTACAAAATGCTGAAAAATGAGTCCATGATGTTCGTCAATGGGCATCCACTTTAA